Below is a window of Leptospira saintgironsiae DNA.
GTATGAAGTTAGATGATCTAGAATCTTATCGCAGAATTGTCTCCAGAATGGAAGAAATCCAAGGAATTACTGAGAGATTTCAGCCGAAACCTCCAGCTCAGGACGGAGATCCTACACCTAAAAAGATAGAATCTGAATTTTCTCAAGAGTTGGACTCTAAAATGAAGGGGATTTTCTCCCAGGAGAATGATCCGACTCCAAAAGATCTAAGCAGTATTATAGAAAGAGAATCTAATAAAAACCATCTGGATCCAAATCTGGTAAAATCAGTGATCAAGGCGGAGTCCAATTTTAAACCAAATGCGGTTTCTTCTAAAGGTGCGATCGGCTTGATGCAACTAATGCCTGGAACCGCGGATATTTTAGGCGTAGAGAATCCTTTTGATCCAGAAGAAAATATCGCAGGCGGGACTAAGTTCCTAGCGGATATGATGAAAAAGTTCGGAAATTCTGATATGGCGATCGCAGCTTATAATGCCGGACCAGGCGCTGTTCAAAAATACGACGGAATTCCTCCTTACAAAGAAACGAAAGATTATGTAAAGAAGGTAAATCGTTTCTGGAAAGGAGAATATTAAGAAGGTATTAATAATACTTCTTTAATTCTCCGAACAAACAAGAAGTTAATTCAGAACAACTCGCCATCTTCTCAGGTTGAAGGCATACCTGCATCTTATCAAAATGTTTCCTACAACCTCTTAAGCAG
It encodes the following:
- a CDS encoding lytic transglycosylase domain-containing protein, whose amino-acid sequence is MKLDDLESYRRIVSRMEEIQGITERFQPKPPAQDGDPTPKKIESEFSQELDSKMKGIFSQENDPTPKDLSSIIERESNKNHLDPNLVKSVIKAESNFKPNAVSSKGAIGLMQLMPGTADILGVENPFDPEENIAGGTKFLADMMKKFGNSDMAIAAYNAGPGAVQKYDGIPPYKETKDYVKKVNRFWKGEY